The Urbifossiella limnaea genome has a window encoding:
- a CDS encoding IS630 family transposase, producing MERPPGARPVAQKKSVRAAERDRPDVVTARAEWAVAAAGLDPRRLVFLDETFGTTKMTRLYGWGPTAERVPGVVPFGHWKTTTFLAAFRLDGLFAPLVIDGALNGDLFRAYVRQELAPRLRPGDVVVMDNLATHKVAGVAEAIRGRDAGLVYLPAYSPDRNPIEQVFSKVKNELRRRELRTVPEVEDAFGQSLDWITPTDARNYFAHAGYPPD from the coding sequence CTGGAACGCCCTCCGGGCGCTCGGCCTGTCGCTCAAAAAAAGTCGGTCCGGGCGGCCGAGCGGGACCGGCCCGATGTCGTCACCGCCCGGGCCGAGTGGGCGGTCGCCGCCGCCGGCCTCGACCCCCGCCGGCTCGTCTTCCTCGACGAGACGTTCGGGACGACCAAGATGACCCGCCTCTACGGGTGGGGGCCGACGGCCGAGCGGGTTCCCGGGGTGGTCCCGTTCGGGCACTGGAAGACGACCACCTTCCTGGCGGCGTTCCGGCTCGACGGGCTGTTCGCCCCGCTGGTCATCGACGGGGCGCTCAACGGCGACCTGTTCCGCGCGTACGTCCGGCAGGAGTTGGCCCCGCGGTTGCGGCCCGGGGACGTGGTGGTGATGGACAACCTGGCGACGCACAAGGTGGCCGGGGTGGCCGAGGCGATCCGCGGGCGGGACGCCGGACTGGTGTACCTGCCGGCGTACAGCCCGGACCGGAACCCGATCGAGCAGGTGTTCTCGAAGGTCAAGAACGAACTCCGGCGGCGGGAGCTGCGGACGGTACCCGAGGTGGAGGATGCGTTCGGGCAGAGCCTCGACTGGATCACCCCGACCGACGCCCGGAACTACTTCGCTCACGCCGGATACCCGCCAGACTGA
- a CDS encoding transposase codes for MVNPKEDSHSTRVLKHLRERNAAAHATVGAAEELMAMIRRKQATTMADWAAKVVVSGDPDLRNLADSLLSDAAAVQAAMTEPWSNGQVEGQVGRLKGIKRQMFGRAGMKLLRARVRRKG; via the coding sequence GTGGTGAACCCGAAGGAAGACAGTCACTCGACCCGCGTGCTGAAGCACCTCCGCGAGCGGAATGCGGCGGCACACGCGACGGTGGGGGCCGCCGAGGAGTTGATGGCAATGATCCGTCGGAAGCAGGCGACGACGATGGCCGATTGGGCGGCGAAGGTGGTCGTGTCGGGCGATCCCGACTTGAGGAACCTGGCGGACAGCTTGCTCTCGGACGCGGCGGCCGTGCAGGCGGCGATGACGGAGCCGTGGAGTAATGGCCAAGTGGAAGGCCAGGTCGGCCGGCTGAAAGGGATTAAACGGCAGATGTTCGGCCGAGCCGGAATGAAGCTGCTCCGGGCTCGGGTGCGACGCAAGGGGTGA
- a CDS encoding endonuclease domain-containing protein: protein MPPTDSMPLDRLQTRRAQGVPTVTILAGPIGVGIQAWRGWAATRGRTVRPASDADPTALVAGWAEDAFAAGLVDDATAWLAAVAGADADRMTRHDLDRLWQGLPIDPAAPAARAAYRVLADAATGARPDPEALVRELADPAAVVRGLTGLLPEPRWPALLLVEPPGADPVAWLTAATAALEPLVAAEPRLPVAVAVRAEGVERFLAARAGTRGAALVREGLVEVRGVSGDELTQRLRAAGVDPPPAAAAALTAGGLADDVADAFVAAAATVRRPTAGDVASDFRSVHEQFLFEQLESLPQTAGLFRPNAELPFRHGPRTGEADLLAERPRVAVEVDGAVFHLHPEQYRRDRRKDWLYQQHGYVVLRFLAEDVVENLPAVLATIVDAVTQRLPRRGACP from the coding sequence ATGCCCCCCACCGACTCGATGCCTCTCGACCGGTTGCAGACCCGCCGCGCGCAGGGGGTGCCGACCGTCACCATCCTCGCGGGGCCGATCGGCGTCGGCATCCAGGCCTGGCGGGGCTGGGCCGCGACCCGGGGTCGTACCGTCCGGCCCGCCTCCGACGCCGACCCGACCGCCCTGGTCGCCGGTTGGGCCGAGGACGCCTTCGCCGCCGGACTGGTCGACGACGCCACGGCGTGGCTCGCGGCCGTCGCGGGCGCGGACGCCGACCGGATGACGCGCCACGACCTCGACCGCCTGTGGCAGGGGCTCCCGATCGACCCCGCCGCCCCGGCGGCGCGCGCCGCGTACCGGGTTCTCGCCGACGCGGCGACCGGCGCCCGCCCCGACCCCGAGGCGCTCGTGCGGGAGCTGGCCGACCCCGCCGCGGTCGTCCGCGGGCTGACCGGGCTCCTCCCCGAGCCGCGCTGGCCGGCGCTGCTGCTGGTCGAACCGCCGGGCGCCGACCCGGTCGCGTGGCTGACGGCCGCCACCGCGGCGCTGGAGCCGCTGGTCGCGGCCGAGCCGCGGCTGCCCGTCGCGGTCGCAGTCCGGGCGGAAGGCGTCGAGCGCTTCCTCGCGGCGCGGGCCGGAACGCGCGGCGCCGCCCTGGTCCGCGAAGGGCTGGTTGAAGTCCGCGGGGTGAGCGGCGACGAACTGACGCAGCGACTGCGCGCCGCCGGGGTGGACCCGCCGCCGGCCGCAGCCGCGGCGCTGACCGCCGGCGGGCTGGCCGACGACGTGGCCGATGCCTTCGTCGCCGCGGCCGCGACGGTGCGGCGCCCGACCGCGGGGGACGTGGCGTCCGATTTCCGAAGCGTGCACGAGCAGTTCCTGTTCGAGCAGCTGGAGTCGCTCCCGCAGACGGCCGGCCTGTTCCGTCCGAACGCCGAGTTGCCGTTCCGCCACGGCCCCCGGACGGGTGAAGCCGACCTGCTGGCCGAGCGGCCGCGGGTGGCCGTCGAGGTGGACGGGGCGGTGTTCCACCTGCACCCCGAGCAGTACCGCCGCGACCGCCGGAAGGACTGGCTGTACCAACAACACGGGTACGTGGTGCTGCGATTCCTGGCCGAGGACGTGGTCGAGAATCTGCCGGCCGTGCTGGCCACGATCGTGGACGCGGTGACGCAACGACTCCCCCGCCGAGGTGCCTGCCCTTGA
- a CDS encoding helicase HerA domain-containing protein: MTATTTAPAADPRAAAFARPDGPEVFGGVVHGNQVWTPDPFDVETVHPEARAAFARLLARASSAEPPPHGKTLLLLGEAGSGKTHLLRAFRTAAHAAGTAYCGYLQMTSRSANYARYVLSYLIDSLEQPYRPGAATTGLGRLARGLIDALDMIPAADRQRLCDDLLEPAEVAELVFRFADAAVQYPQFAGLDPNLLRAVLFLLPNDGRIRPKALSWLRCEDLPDHDRRMLGGLVPRPGDEMPLRTIVGLGRLMAAVQSAALVLLVDQIEEVIELARRDAAPGELFRTAVNTLVDVADALPTAVVVVGCLKELFDEIGRQSLPRPKLDRLEHDPAPLPLASRRTAEDAAAIVAPRLAALWDAAGVPPDPANPVAPYTAAHLAPLAGMSARAVLAFFHQHRSRCVEAGRWVEPAGATPPPPPPPPSDFDQLWNDALAAQKPPLVDEPKLAELLAWAVAEASAEADGGVFFGAEADDRFVQVEAHAGNAVDKQLAAVCDKSAKGGGLGKQVEEVVSRAGEIPAVFLRSTDFPKTPGAEVTKRLAKLCLPVGRHRRHVVANSDWRLMSAFRTFAAAHGKAPGFADWQLAAKPLTGLPSLRSLLALDTRPAAPPPAPVAPPAVLPKEAARAAPPPATPAAIRLGQTRGAAPAAVEFDPQSLCRHAAFLGGSGSGKTTAALTVVEQLLLSGVPVVLVDRKGDLARYADPDAWIAPEPDADRAARRARLRAAIDVALYTPGKDAGRPLAIPVAPPDLGRLPAADREQLAQYAAAALGVMLGYKSRGSDPKLVILQKAIETLAAAPDRVVTIKALQLLVGDQDDALTSHFDGQYEAKHFTKLSQDLLTLGLQHRRLLEGSDRLDVDALLGRGAAARPGKTRLSVVSTQFLGDEQAADFWVSQLLLAVERWTRQHPSPRLQAVFLFDEADRYLPAVGKPATKGPMESLLRRARSAGVGVFLATQSPGDLDYKCRDQVTTWLVGKVKETVAVGKLRPVLEAKPGAADRLAEQGAGEFYLAREGDVRPVRADVCLIPPAQLSEDRILAVARLGGAAGG; encoded by the coding sequence ATGACCGCAACGACCACGGCCCCCGCCGCCGACCCGCGCGCCGCCGCGTTCGCCCGGCCCGACGGCCCCGAGGTGTTCGGCGGGGTCGTCCACGGGAACCAGGTGTGGACCCCGGACCCGTTCGACGTGGAGACCGTCCACCCCGAGGCGCGGGCGGCGTTCGCGCGGCTGCTCGCCCGCGCGTCGTCCGCCGAGCCGCCGCCGCACGGCAAGACGCTCCTGCTCCTCGGCGAGGCCGGCAGCGGCAAGACGCACCTGCTCCGCGCCTTCCGCACCGCCGCCCACGCCGCCGGGACCGCGTACTGCGGCTACCTCCAGATGACGAGCCGGTCGGCGAACTACGCCCGCTACGTGCTCAGCTACCTGATCGACTCGCTGGAACAGCCGTACCGGCCGGGCGCCGCCACCACCGGGCTCGGCCGCCTCGCCCGCGGCCTGATCGACGCCCTCGACATGATCCCCGCCGCCGACCGACAACGGCTGTGCGACGACCTCCTCGAACCGGCCGAGGTCGCGGAGCTGGTCTTCCGCTTCGCCGACGCCGCGGTGCAGTACCCGCAGTTCGCCGGGCTCGACCCGAACCTCCTCCGCGCCGTGCTGTTCCTGCTGCCGAACGACGGCCGCATCCGCCCGAAGGCCCTGAGCTGGCTGCGGTGCGAAGACCTGCCGGACCACGACCGGAGGATGCTCGGCGGCCTCGTGCCGCGGCCGGGCGACGAGATGCCGCTGCGCACGATCGTCGGCCTCGGCCGGCTGATGGCCGCGGTCCAGAGCGCGGCGCTGGTGCTGCTGGTGGACCAGATCGAGGAGGTGATCGAGCTGGCCCGCCGCGACGCGGCGCCGGGCGAGCTGTTCCGCACAGCGGTGAACACGCTCGTGGACGTGGCCGACGCCCTGCCGACGGCGGTGGTCGTCGTCGGCTGCCTGAAGGAGCTGTTCGACGAGATCGGCCGGCAGTCGCTGCCGCGGCCGAAGCTCGACCGACTGGAACACGACCCGGCCCCGCTCCCGCTCGCCTCGCGGCGGACGGCCGAGGACGCGGCCGCGATCGTCGCCCCGCGGCTGGCCGCGCTGTGGGACGCGGCCGGCGTTCCGCCCGACCCGGCGAACCCGGTCGCGCCGTACACCGCCGCGCACCTCGCGCCGCTCGCGGGGATGTCGGCGCGGGCCGTCCTCGCGTTCTTCCACCAGCACCGCAGCCGGTGCGTCGAGGCCGGCCGCTGGGTCGAACCCGCGGGCGCGACGCCGCCCCCGCCCCCGCCCCCGCCGTCCGACTTCGACCAACTGTGGAACGACGCGCTGGCCGCGCAGAAGCCGCCGCTCGTGGACGAGCCGAAGCTCGCCGAGCTGCTCGCGTGGGCGGTGGCGGAGGCGTCCGCGGAGGCGGACGGCGGCGTCTTCTTCGGGGCCGAGGCGGACGACCGGTTCGTGCAGGTCGAGGCGCACGCCGGGAACGCGGTGGACAAGCAGCTCGCCGCGGTGTGCGACAAGAGCGCGAAGGGCGGCGGCCTCGGCAAGCAGGTCGAGGAAGTGGTTTCCCGCGCCGGCGAGATCCCGGCCGTGTTCCTCCGCTCGACCGACTTCCCGAAGACCCCGGGCGCGGAGGTGACGAAGCGGCTGGCGAAGCTGTGCCTCCCCGTCGGCCGGCACCGCCGGCACGTCGTCGCCAACAGCGACTGGCGGCTGATGTCCGCGTTCCGCACGTTCGCCGCCGCGCACGGGAAGGCGCCGGGGTTCGCCGACTGGCAGCTCGCCGCGAAGCCGCTCACCGGCCTGCCGTCGCTGCGGAGCCTCCTCGCACTCGACACGCGGCCGGCCGCACCGCCCCCGGCGCCGGTCGCGCCGCCGGCCGTGCTGCCGAAGGAGGCGGCCCGCGCGGCTCCCCCGCCCGCCACGCCGGCCGCGATCCGCCTCGGCCAGACCCGCGGGGCGGCGCCGGCGGCCGTCGAGTTCGACCCGCAGTCGCTGTGCCGGCACGCCGCGTTCCTCGGCGGCTCCGGCAGCGGCAAGACGACCGCGGCCCTCACCGTTGTCGAACAACTGCTCCTGTCCGGCGTCCCCGTCGTACTCGTCGATCGCAAGGGCGACCTGGCCCGCTACGCCGACCCCGACGCCTGGATCGCCCCCGAGCCGGACGCCGACCGCGCCGCCCGCCGCGCTCGGTTGCGCGCCGCGATCGACGTGGCGCTGTACACACCGGGGAAGGACGCCGGCCGGCCACTGGCCATCCCCGTCGCCCCGCCCGACCTCGGCCGGTTGCCGGCCGCCGACCGCGAGCAACTGGCGCAGTACGCCGCTGCCGCGCTCGGCGTCATGCTCGGCTACAAGTCTCGCGGCTCCGACCCGAAGCTCGTCATCCTCCAGAAGGCGATCGAAACCCTCGCCGCCGCCCCTGACCGGGTCGTCACCATCAAGGCACTTCAGCTGCTGGTCGGCGACCAGGACGACGCGCTGACGAGCCACTTCGACGGGCAGTACGAGGCGAAGCACTTTACGAAGCTGTCGCAAGACCTGCTCACCCTCGGCCTCCAGCACCGCCGACTCCTTGAAGGGTCCGACCGGCTCGACGTGGACGCCCTCCTCGGCCGCGGCGCCGCGGCCCGCCCCGGGAAGACGCGGCTGTCGGTCGTCAGCACGCAGTTCCTCGGCGACGAGCAGGCGGCGGACTTCTGGGTGTCGCAGTTGCTGCTGGCGGTCGAGCGGTGGACGCGGCAGCACCCGTCGCCGCGCCTCCAGGCCGTGTTCCTGTTCGACGAGGCCGACAGGTACCTGCCGGCGGTGGGGAAGCCGGCGACGAAGGGGCCGATGGAGAGCCTGCTGCGGCGGGCGCGGTCGGCGGGGGTGGGCGTGTTCCTGGCGACGCAGAGCCCCGGCGACCTGGACTACAAGTGCCGCGACCAGGTGACGACGTGGCTGGTCGGCAAGGTGAAGGAGACTGTGGCGGTAGGGAAGCTGCGGCCGGTGCTGGAGGCGAAGCCGGGGGCTGCGGACCGGCTGGCGGAGCAGGGGGCGGGCGAATTCTACCTGGCCCGCGAGGGCGACGTGCGCCCCGTCCGGGCGGATGTCTGCCTGATCCCGCCCGCGCAGTTGTCGGAGGACCGCATCTTGGCAGTGGCCCGGCTCGGCGGCGCGGCGGGCGGCTGA
- a CDS encoding DUF3362 domain-containing protein: MEYLPGASDIATALYYTGIDPFTKKEVHVSRGLKDRKMQRALMQFFKPDNYFTVREALIEAGRADLIGGCEGLIPAHPPKEAIAAKRRQADAALLGDHYHTVANPAKGEPPGERRAAPAKSTGYRPGRKSQQRRQGKKTGGGSPPRLP; the protein is encoded by the coding sequence ATCGAGTATCTCCCTGGCGCAAGTGACATCGCCACGGCACTTTACTACACGGGGATCGACCCGTTCACCAAGAAGGAAGTCCACGTCTCCCGCGGCTTGAAAGACCGGAAAATGCAGCGTGCCCTCATGCAGTTCTTCAAGCCCGATAACTACTTCACGGTCCGCGAGGCGCTCATTGAGGCGGGTCGCGCCGATCTCATCGGCGGATGCGAGGGGCTGATCCCGGCCCACCCGCCGAAGGAGGCGATCGCGGCGAAGCGGCGGCAGGCCGACGCGGCGCTGCTAGGAGACCACTACCACACTGTCGCCAACCCCGCGAAGGGCGAGCCGCCCGGCGAGCGCCGGGCGGCGCCGGCGAAATCGACCGGCTACCGACCGGGCAGAAAGTCACAACAGCGGCGGCAAGGGAAGAAGACCGGTGGCGGCTCGCCACCGCGGCTGCCGTAA